One stretch of Siphonobacter curvatus DNA includes these proteins:
- a CDS encoding DMT family transporter has protein sequence MAWIILMGLALTWGSSFILMKQALHTFSGVQIASFRLLAAGAFFVPILLSQINNLPTLRQWFWGFICGMVGSFLPAYLFSYAVMHMNSSLVGILNAFTPLFVLIIGVLFFRQKINKRQLIGLALGLIGCILITLSGTQGSLSFNSYSLLVILATILYGINPHLLKTHLSGVKPFILTGLTFVTIAPIAMAFLLQTDFVARFSMEGAGWSFAAAVTLGLVGSGIAMIFYNQLLQMTGPVFVSSVTYLIPIIAVAWGVLDHEQVQFQHFIGMGIILIGVYLVNATTKPKEVDS, from the coding sequence ATGGCCTGGATCATCCTGATGGGACTTGCTCTTACCTGGGGCAGTTCCTTCATCTTGATGAAACAGGCTCTGCATACATTTTCCGGCGTACAGATTGCTTCGTTTCGTCTGCTGGCGGCCGGAGCTTTTTTTGTACCCATTCTGCTCTCGCAGATTAATAACCTGCCCACACTTCGTCAGTGGTTCTGGGGATTTATTTGCGGGATGGTCGGCAGCTTTTTACCGGCCTACCTGTTTTCCTACGCAGTCATGCATATGAACAGCTCGCTGGTTGGCATCCTGAATGCCTTTACGCCACTGTTTGTACTGATCATTGGCGTACTCTTTTTCAGGCAGAAAATCAATAAACGGCAATTGATTGGCCTAGCTTTAGGGCTAATAGGCTGTATCCTCATTACGCTCAGTGGTACCCAGGGAAGCCTTTCGTTTAACTCGTACTCCCTGCTGGTCATATTGGCCACGATTCTGTACGGCATCAATCCCCATTTACTAAAAACGCATCTCTCGGGTGTGAAACCCTTTATTCTGACGGGACTCACCTTCGTCACCATTGCTCCGATTGCCATGGCCTTTCTGCTACAAACCGATTTTGTAGCCCGTTTTAGTATGGAAGGAGCGGGTTGGTCGTTTGCCGCTGCGGTGACGCTGGGTCTGGTAGGTTCGGGGATTGCCATGATTTTCTATAACCAGTTGTTACAGATGACTGGACCGGTATTTGTCAGTTCCGTTACCTACCTGATTCCCATCATTGCTGTGGCCTGGGGCGTACTCGATCACGAGCAGGTACAGTTTCAGCATTTTATTGGCATGGGGATTATTTTGATTGGCGTGTATCTGGTTAATGCTACGACTAAGCCGAAAGAAGTTGATAGTTGA
- the dusB gene encoding tRNA dihydrouridine synthase DusB, which translates to MVKIKDIELGDFPLLLAPMEDVSDPPFRAVCKAGGADLMYTEFVSSEGLIRDAAKSRQKLDIFEYERPIGIQLFGSDIETMAECAKIATAVSPDLIDINYGCPVKQVACRGAGAALLQDIPKMVAMTEAVVKATHLPVTVKTRLGWDDSTKNIEDVAERLQDIGIQALTVHGRTRVQMYKGEADWTLIGRIKENSRIRIPIFGNGDITTPEKALEYRNRYGVDGIMIGRASIGYPWIFNEIKHFLKTGTYLTHPTIADRVAVCRQHLEFSIRWKGEKLGVLEMRRHYASYFKGMDGAKSFRNRLVQADTFAEVEEILQEISATYSLEASY; encoded by the coding sequence ATGGTTAAGATTAAAGATATTGAACTAGGTGATTTCCCGTTGTTGCTGGCTCCCATGGAAGACGTCAGTGATCCTCCATTTCGGGCGGTTTGTAAGGCCGGTGGAGCGGACTTGATGTATACGGAATTCGTATCCAGTGAAGGCCTGATTCGTGACGCCGCCAAAAGTCGGCAGAAACTTGACATTTTCGAGTACGAACGCCCCATCGGTATTCAGCTCTTCGGTTCGGACATCGAAACAATGGCGGAGTGTGCGAAAATTGCTACGGCCGTTTCGCCCGATCTGATCGACATCAATTATGGCTGTCCGGTGAAACAGGTGGCTTGCCGGGGTGCCGGTGCTGCCCTGCTACAGGACATTCCTAAAATGGTCGCCATGACCGAAGCCGTAGTTAAAGCCACGCACTTACCCGTGACGGTAAAAACTCGCCTGGGCTGGGACGACTCCACCAAGAATATCGAAGATGTCGCCGAACGCTTGCAGGACATCGGCATTCAGGCCCTGACGGTCCACGGACGTACCCGCGTGCAAATGTACAAGGGAGAAGCGGATTGGACACTGATTGGCAGAATCAAAGAAAATTCCCGCATCCGAATTCCAATTTTTGGAAACGGCGATATCACTACGCCCGAAAAGGCTTTGGAGTACCGGAATCGTTACGGCGTTGACGGTATTATGATTGGTCGGGCCAGCATCGGTTATCCCTGGATTTTTAATGAAATCAAACATTTCCTGAAGACCGGTACGTACCTAACGCACCCAACCATTGCGGACCGTGTTGCGGTATGCCGGCAGCATTTGGAGTTTTCCATTCGCTGGAAAGGTGAAAAGCTGGGTGTTCTGGAAATGCGGCGGCACTACGCCAGTTATTTCAAAGGCATGGATGGAGCCAAATCCTTCCGGAACCGACTGGTACAGGCCGATACGTTTGCGGAAGTCGAAGAAATTCTCCAGGAAATTAGTGCCACATATAGTCTGGAGGCTAGTTATTAA
- a CDS encoding CPBP family intramembrane glutamic endopeptidase, giving the protein MIETPDLPTRRFSPFASLLILFGLMVVLGSIAQIAIVYPLVKFLTGADFAAGAADFIAHPQDYPHSWLATMLMQAITSVFSFILTAYLFWYLTEKRNIVFVEKGSTDPLIWAMIVVLVIGYIPLNSLIFEWNQLLPLPQWMVDSEKQLETLTKFLTQFPSFGHFMLGLLVIGLIPALGEELLFRATLQRLFERWWGSPHVAVWLSAAIFSAYHVQFMGFFPRMILGALFGYLYVWTRNLWVPIFAHFVNNGFVVVMIYLRHRQITELDVESNEAMPLPYALVSAALTIGVLRLIYQRSQGVIPQS; this is encoded by the coding sequence ATGATCGAAACGCCTGATCTTCCCACCCGACGATTTTCTCCCTTTGCGAGTTTGCTAATCCTTTTCGGCCTGATGGTCGTTTTAGGCAGTATCGCCCAGATAGCGATTGTTTATCCCCTGGTCAAATTCCTGACGGGGGCAGACTTTGCTGCCGGGGCAGCCGATTTTATCGCTCATCCGCAGGATTATCCCCACAGCTGGCTGGCCACGATGCTGATGCAGGCCATCACATCCGTTTTCAGTTTTATCCTTACGGCGTATCTGTTTTGGTACCTGACTGAAAAACGCAACATCGTTTTCGTAGAAAAAGGTTCGACCGATCCGCTGATCTGGGCCATGATCGTGGTACTCGTCATCGGATACATTCCCTTGAACAGTCTGATTTTTGAATGGAACCAGCTTTTACCCTTGCCGCAATGGATGGTAGATAGCGAAAAACAACTGGAAACCCTGACAAAATTCCTGACGCAGTTTCCCAGTTTCGGCCATTTTATGCTCGGTCTACTGGTCATTGGCCTGATTCCGGCTCTGGGTGAAGAATTACTGTTTCGAGCCACGTTGCAGCGATTATTCGAACGCTGGTGGGGAAGTCCACACGTAGCAGTGTGGTTGTCGGCGGCTATTTTCAGTGCCTATCACGTGCAATTTATGGGCTTTTTCCCCCGCATGATTCTGGGAGCTTTATTTGGTTACCTGTACGTCTGGACGCGAAACCTCTGGGTACCCATTTTCGCTCACTTTGTCAATAATGGTTTTGTCGTCGTGATGATTTACCTGCGGCATCGGCAGATCACCGAGCTGGACGTGGAAAGCAACGAAGCTATGCCCTTACCGTACGCTTTGGTGTCGGCCGCACTGACGATCGGCGTACTGCGGCTGATCTATCAACGCAGTCAGGGGGTGATACCTCAGTCGTAA
- a CDS encoding phosphatidate cytidylyltransferase, with translation MRKRIQTRLSSYSNLGQRVIAAVIGAALMIFCLYWSEWTYLVLFATIGGLSQLEFYRLVGLDDITPLKYYGTGVGVFMNILTFLIEKHYLDFELYFLLSPLFTLIFFIKLYKKNEAKPFTNIAYTFLGIIYVALPFALITVIALLGGVYSYERVLGCLFLLWASDSGAYFAGTKFGRTKLFERVSPKKSWEGSLGGAITAMLVAFILSQTYTDLNPWQWYWIAGVIVVAGTYGDLVESLFKRSIQIKDSGSVIPGHGGFLDRFDGLLLSAPFIVTFLKVFE, from the coding sequence ATGAGGAAAAGAATACAGACCAGGCTGAGTAGTTATTCAAATTTAGGACAACGGGTCATTGCGGCAGTCATTGGAGCGGCCTTGATGATTTTTTGTCTGTACTGGAGCGAGTGGACCTACCTGGTTTTGTTTGCAACCATTGGCGGTTTGAGTCAGCTGGAATTTTACCGGCTCGTCGGCCTCGATGACATTACGCCGCTCAAGTACTACGGAACCGGCGTGGGGGTCTTCATGAATATCCTGACGTTTCTGATCGAAAAGCATTACCTGGATTTTGAGCTGTACTTTCTACTTTCTCCGCTCTTTACGCTCATCTTCTTTATCAAGCTGTATAAGAAAAACGAGGCAAAGCCCTTTACCAATATTGCGTATACCTTTCTGGGTATCATCTACGTAGCCCTGCCTTTTGCTTTGATTACTGTAATCGCTCTGCTAGGGGGGGTGTACAGTTACGAGCGGGTACTGGGGTGTCTGTTTCTGCTTTGGGCCAGTGATTCAGGAGCTTATTTCGCCGGGACCAAATTTGGCCGTACCAAGCTTTTTGAACGCGTATCACCCAAAAAATCCTGGGAGGGTAGTCTGGGGGGAGCGATTACGGCCATGCTGGTCGCGTTCATCCTTTCACAAACCTATACCGACCTTAACCCCTGGCAGTGGTACTGGATTGCTGGCGTAATCGTGGTGGCGGGTACTTACGGCGATCTGGTCGAATCCCTGTTTAAGCGAAGCATTCAGATTAAAGATTCGGGTTCGGTCATTCCCGGCCACGGGGGCTTTCTGGATCGGTTCGACGGTTTATTACTGTCCGCTCCGTTTATTGTAACGTTTTTGAAAGTGTTTGAATAA
- a CDS encoding DUF3291 domain-containing protein, whose protein sequence is MYITLCVMTYPPKHRWWAIQQMGLMPRKLRQLPELTFFKWMGTGQGKVFSLKPDFSRYAFLAVWQSESQAKDFFTTAASWQEVQQRASTVRTFALETIRSHGAWNGSNPFQTDSPAEEGTGPIAVITRATLKLRALPAFWRNSYRAAARLEQASGLIYSIGMGEVPYFQQATFSVWESLDAMKAFAYRTADHKEAMRQKEQQQWYGEELFARFVPVPFEPGF, encoded by the coding sequence ATGTACATTACTCTTTGCGTCATGACTTATCCGCCGAAGCATCGCTGGTGGGCCATTCAGCAGATGGGACTCATGCCCCGCAAACTACGGCAATTACCCGAACTCACATTCTTCAAATGGATGGGCACCGGGCAGGGGAAAGTCTTTAGTCTCAAACCCGACTTTTCGCGGTACGCCTTTCTGGCCGTCTGGCAATCGGAAAGCCAGGCCAAGGACTTTTTTACTACTGCTGCCTCCTGGCAGGAGGTACAGCAACGGGCATCCACCGTTCGCACATTTGCTCTGGAAACCATTCGTAGTCACGGAGCCTGGAATGGTTCGAACCCTTTTCAGACCGATAGTCCCGCCGAGGAGGGTACCGGACCGATTGCGGTAATCACCCGGGCCACGCTTAAATTACGGGCCTTGCCCGCCTTCTGGCGAAACTCATACCGGGCCGCCGCCCGACTGGAGCAGGCTTCCGGCCTGATCTATTCCATTGGCATGGGCGAAGTGCCGTACTTCCAGCAGGCGACTTTCAGCGTATGGGAAAGCCTGGACGCCATGAAGGCCTTCGCGTACCGTACCGCTGATCACAAAGAAGCCATGCGGCAAAAAGAACAGCAGCAGTGGTACGGCGAGGAATTATTCGCTCGTTTCGTCCCCGTACCGTTCGAACCCGGATTTTAA
- a CDS encoding sensor histidine kinase — protein MNDKEKTYWIFQLIGWPLWLSNDLLTYSLEFKDTENWVLVLNYVINIILSIFLTHQYRRYVKKHHRDVLDAPKALPQVLCTAFLFACIMTALNIPFDVFTTDLESPSGHFLSFLFFWGKPMLIWLILYHVFKYLESTREIAVEKVKLESLAKETEAKVLRAQLNPHFMFNALNSIRALILEDPDRAQKGITQLSNILRSSLLADRRQTVTLGEEMRTVDDYLALEKIRYEERLEVRRNVYPETINCLVPPMMLQTLVENAIKHGVSKPIKGGFVSIETRLQQNRLDIRISNTGILQDTESGGFGLKNTERRLKLLFGEEAEFKIYQSAKDVVCAEIVIPMENPKPKEAPVVVNV, from the coding sequence ATGAACGATAAAGAAAAAACATACTGGATATTTCAATTGATCGGATGGCCTTTGTGGCTCTCCAACGATCTGCTTACGTATTCGCTGGAATTCAAGGATACCGAAAATTGGGTGCTCGTACTCAACTACGTCATCAATATTATTCTTAGTATTTTTCTGACGCATCAGTACCGTCGTTACGTCAAAAAACACCACCGCGACGTACTGGATGCTCCCAAAGCCTTACCGCAGGTGCTGTGTACGGCCTTTCTGTTTGCCTGTATCATGACGGCTCTGAACATCCCATTCGATGTATTTACGACCGACTTGGAATCGCCCAGTGGGCATTTTCTGAGCTTTCTCTTTTTCTGGGGAAAACCCATGCTGATCTGGCTGATTCTGTATCATGTCTTTAAATACCTGGAAAGTACGCGGGAAATTGCCGTAGAAAAGGTCAAATTGGAGTCGCTGGCCAAGGAAACCGAAGCCAAGGTACTGCGGGCTCAGCTCAATCCGCACTTCATGTTCAATGCCCTCAACAGCATTCGGGCGTTGATTCTGGAAGACCCCGACCGGGCTCAGAAAGGAATTACGCAATTGTCGAATATCCTGCGGAGCAGTTTGCTGGCCGACCGTCGTCAGACCGTTACACTGGGCGAAGAAATGCGTACCGTGGACGATTATCTAGCTCTGGAAAAGATTCGGTACGAAGAACGACTCGAAGTACGCCGGAATGTTTACCCCGAAACCATCAATTGTCTGGTCCCACCCATGATGCTGCAGACGCTGGTTGAAAATGCCATCAAACATGGGGTTTCTAAACCCATCAAGGGCGGCTTTGTGAGTATCGAAACGCGGTTACAACAAAATAGACTGGACATTCGAATTTCGAATACGGGCATTCTACAGGATACCGAATCGGGTGGATTTGGTTTGAAAAATACGGAACGCCGCCTGAAACTTCTGTTCGGCGAAGAAGCAGAATTCAAGATCTATCAGTCGGCTAAAGATGTGGTTTGTGCGGAGATCGTGATTCCCATGGAAAATCCCAAGCCGAAAGAAGCACCCGTCGTGGTGAACGTCTAA
- a CDS encoding LytR/AlgR family response regulator transcription factor codes for MKALIVDDERLARNELKRLLENFPKVHIAGEAANADEAIQLIDELKPDLLFLDIQMPGKNGFELLQSLEGDVPEVIFTTAYDEYAIKAFEQNALDYLMKPVELSRLTEAIQRAEEEIHHHEMDEKGRVDGTIKALSENDQIFIKDGEKCWFVKLGKVRLFESMGNYVRLHFDDQKPLVLKSLNALEDRLDSKIYFRANRKHIINLNYIDKIEPWFSGGLLATLRSPGDKPEKIEISRRQAIRFKELLSL; via the coding sequence ATGAAAGCACTCATTGTCGACGATGAACGATTGGCTCGTAATGAACTCAAACGCTTACTGGAAAATTTCCCCAAAGTTCATATTGCGGGCGAAGCCGCCAATGCCGATGAGGCCATTCAGCTGATTGATGAACTCAAGCCGGACCTGCTGTTTCTGGATATCCAGATGCCGGGTAAGAATGGCTTTGAATTGCTGCAAAGTCTGGAAGGCGATGTCCCCGAAGTGATCTTTACGACCGCTTACGACGAATACGCCATCAAGGCTTTTGAACAGAATGCTCTGGATTACCTGATGAAACCCGTGGAGCTGTCGCGTCTGACGGAAGCCATTCAACGGGCGGAAGAAGAAATCCACCATCACGAAATGGATGAAAAAGGCCGGGTGGATGGTACGATCAAAGCCCTGTCGGAAAACGATCAGATTTTCATTAAGGATGGTGAAAAGTGCTGGTTTGTGAAACTGGGCAAGGTGCGTTTGTTTGAAAGTATGGGCAACTACGTTCGCCTGCACTTCGACGACCAAAAGCCGCTGGTATTGAAATCCCTGAATGCTCTGGAGGACCGTCTGGACAGCAAGATTTACTTCCGAGCTAACCGCAAACACATCATCAATCTCAATTACATCGATAAGATCGAACCCTGGTTCTCGGGCGGACTGCTGGCTACTTTACGAAGCCCCGGCGACAAGCCCGAAAAGATCGAAATTTCCCGCCGTCAGGCCATTCGATTCAAAGAATTACTAAGTTTATAA
- a CDS encoding aldose 1-epimerase — MNILTSTYGSYQSYILKNPITGDEVHILPELGGIIRQLTLTKEGESFTVIDTPADAEAFGANPKYASAFLFPWPSRIKDGHYTYRGESYQLPINEPEKQAAIHGIVHHENFEVVEEWTSVSAAGIRLRYEHDGSYEGYPFPFRFEIRYELLSTGKLDIMPQAVNTGGETMPVALGWHPYFQLPGGTVDDWTIYFPAAQQIHLDDEFMMPAGSEPFDATEGYKLKNRSLDAIYQLNEAGYLTQLVSAKQGVTLNLEYTRGEGKVNYQVVYTFPDRERVAMEPLTANVNAFNNGEGLYELQPEETYQMNYQVYLS, encoded by the coding sequence ATGAATATCCTTACTTCCACGTACGGTTCCTATCAGTCGTACATTTTGAAAAACCCGATTACCGGTGATGAAGTACACATTTTGCCCGAGCTCGGTGGAATCATTCGTCAGTTGACGCTTACCAAGGAAGGCGAATCGTTTACGGTCATTGATACGCCCGCCGATGCAGAAGCCTTTGGGGCAAATCCTAAATATGCGAGTGCCTTTCTGTTTCCCTGGCCCAGTCGAATCAAAGACGGACACTATACCTACCGGGGCGAATCCTATCAGTTACCGATTAACGAACCGGAAAAGCAGGCCGCCATTCACGGGATCGTGCATCACGAAAATTTTGAAGTCGTCGAAGAATGGACCTCCGTTTCGGCAGCGGGGATTCGTCTGCGGTACGAACACGATGGGAGTTACGAGGGTTACCCCTTTCCGTTCCGGTTTGAAATCCGCTACGAGCTGCTGAGTACCGGAAAACTGGATATTATGCCGCAGGCCGTTAATACGGGTGGTGAAACCATGCCCGTCGCTCTGGGCTGGCATCCGTACTTTCAGCTACCTGGCGGGACAGTGGATGACTGGACGATCTATTTCCCGGCGGCCCAGCAAATCCACCTGGATGATGAATTCATGATGCCCGCTGGTAGCGAACCCTTTGATGCCACGGAAGGCTATAAATTGAAAAACCGCTCGCTGGATGCCATCTACCAGCTCAACGAAGCCGGTTACCTGACGCAGTTGGTATCCGCCAAACAAGGCGTGACCCTAAACCTGGAATACACGAGAGGGGAGGGGAAAGTGAACTATCAGGTCGTGTATACCTTCCCGGATCGGGAACGGGTAGCGATGGAACCGCTGACCGCCAATGTAAATGCTTTCAACAACGGCGAAGGTCTGTACGAACTCCAGCCCGAAGAAACGTACCAGATGAATTATCAGGTGTATTTGAGCTAG
- a CDS encoding T9SS type A sorting domain-containing protein → MRQYPLFKQIVLIMLAFSPALCIAQIKIKPSTIISRNINPFDPLESPNINPNWDWTQCCSGHTMYYSLNGSTPIQLNGIQLPFYSSGHQLADAVNNDAKDMWQQDGWMLAYKDFGTSVSAPPYPFFILYNKYKGVFRVMIYNSAGLLNTFFKVYLSFRSSSPKSALFSFTEKRGGLQTLNNYDGSNKQVVITKANQGQGWIYADFITAGYVPDLSSNTILHLSVEAVNESAIQVSGSLTLDEITKSSAGGSDPLGDVKTAVSKGYKVYKDRSTALKDLGKPTTGFFASIFSIFSTFTDVVGIIDYFVSGKNAAAGREPMSFQGTASLTGTLTTPTQVVEYDFALSSSIPSSPDYYKPLQSIPWGVFNLTSNVDMVAFDNSQTYYCADKQTYVTDYSTVYKGAPISYIVNNNLNMSLVSVQARTLNYPVGGTGFFNIADIANIEFGSVGEDNCYGTYSNTTPMGLGIKFEFQINSPTKNYDNTIVLYKVYYFGSYSGRRGFIASENKTNVQAFPNPFSDKLTFKFPKANYGNEKGSIYDLKGTLVKKFTPQELSSGIVEWNGKTNSGNLVTNGVYLIEYIDNKGIKHFNKVIKTN, encoded by the coding sequence ATGAGACAGTATCCACTTTTTAAGCAAATCGTTCTGATAATGCTTGCATTTTCTCCTGCACTCTGCATAGCTCAGATCAAAATTAAACCTTCCACAATAATTTCAAGGAATATAAATCCATTTGATCCTTTAGAAAGCCCTAACATAAATCCAAACTGGGATTGGACACAGTGTTGTTCCGGCCATACAATGTATTATTCTTTAAATGGTTCAACCCCAATTCAATTAAATGGCATACAACTACCTTTTTATTCTTCTGGTCACCAACTTGCAGATGCTGTAAACAATGATGCGAAGGATATGTGGCAGCAAGACGGTTGGATGCTTGCTTATAAAGATTTTGGAACTTCTGTTAGTGCTCCTCCTTATCCGTTCTTCATTCTTTATAATAAATACAAAGGCGTTTTCAGAGTAATGATCTACAACTCTGCTGGATTATTAAATACCTTTTTCAAGGTATATCTTTCATTCAGAAGTAGCTCTCCCAAGTCAGCATTATTTTCTTTTACTGAAAAACGAGGAGGTCTACAAACTTTAAATAATTACGATGGTAGTAATAAACAAGTAGTTATAACCAAAGCGAACCAAGGTCAGGGGTGGATTTATGCTGACTTTATCACTGCTGGATACGTACCAGATCTTAGCTCGAATACAATACTACACTTAAGTGTAGAAGCTGTTAATGAATCAGCTATACAAGTCAGTGGTTCTTTGACACTAGATGAAATCACTAAAAGTAGTGCCGGTGGTAGTGATCCATTAGGAGATGTAAAGACTGCTGTAAGTAAAGGGTACAAGGTTTATAAAGATAGATCTACGGCATTAAAAGATCTTGGTAAACCTACTACCGGCTTTTTTGCTTCAATCTTCAGTATATTCTCAACATTCACAGACGTAGTAGGAATAATTGATTATTTTGTATCAGGCAAGAATGCTGCTGCGGGTAGAGAACCGATGAGTTTTCAAGGAACGGCATCTTTGACAGGAACGTTGACTACCCCTACTCAAGTAGTAGAATATGATTTTGCCTTGTCAAGTTCTATTCCTAGTAGTCCTGATTACTACAAACCTTTACAAAGCATACCTTGGGGTGTATTTAATTTGACTAGTAATGTAGACATGGTAGCCTTCGATAATTCACAGACGTACTACTGTGCTGATAAGCAAACCTATGTAACTGATTATTCTACTGTCTACAAAGGAGCACCAATTTCTTATATTGTTAATAATAATTTAAATATGTCTTTAGTTTCTGTACAGGCACGAACCTTAAATTATCCAGTAGGAGGAACAGGTTTCTTTAACATAGCAGATATAGCTAATATAGAGTTTGGCAGTGTAGGTGAAGACAATTGTTATGGAACATATAGTAATACTACGCCTATGGGACTTGGAATTAAATTTGAATTCCAGATTAATTCTCCAACGAAGAATTACGATAATACCATTGTTCTATACAAGGTTTACTATTTTGGATCTTACAGTGGTAGAAGAGGTTTCATAGCTAGTGAAAACAAAACTAACGTACAAGCCTTTCCTAATCCATTTTCAGACAAATTGACCTTCAAATTCCCAAAAGCCAACTATGGCAATGAAAAAGGCTCAATCTATGATTTAAAAGGAACCTTAGTAAAGAAATTCACACCTCAAGAGCTTTCCTCAGGAATAGTTGAATGGAATGGGAAAACCAATTCTGGCAATTTGGTAACCAATGGAGTATACCTCATCGAATACATAGATAATAAGGGGATTAAACATTTTAACAAAGTGATTAAAACAAATTAA